In Candidatus Omnitrophota bacterium, the following proteins share a genomic window:
- a CDS encoding efflux RND transporter periplasmic adaptor subunit, whose product MRKIIVLIMVLLFAASGCAKKTGQEQVAKEVPLRTETPQTTEAYYGCGVREEGHCPHCDEGKPDTQCICGGHSFIMKTDKPMNCPVCKKPLKKIEPQDTAKTTPLAKKTQKTVQRKILYYRNPMNPAITSEVPMKDSMGMDFIPVYEEADDQPVGGEVLSRVKLSPEQIELAGVKTEEIIKRHLSKLIRTVGKVAFDPELAVSQEEFLTALETREKVKNSSDQGVIKRADDLVEKSKFRLRLLGMGDDEIRALEEEGIAQMNLVLPEEKAWVYADIYEYELGWIKVGQGVLITTTAYPGERFDGVIKSISPVINPMTRSAKIRIEADNKDRKLQPEMYADVIIESMYVNTDGSHMTLAIPKDAVLDTGARKIVYVDIGGGAFIGKKVKLGPEASAEVDDQEQKFYPVLSGLKEGDKVVTKSNFLIDSQSQLSGGISGAYGGALTTEEEKTPPAPTLRK is encoded by the coding sequence ATGCGGAAAATCATCGTTTTAATTATGGTGCTTCTATTTGCTGCGTCAGGTTGCGCGAAAAAAACTGGGCAGGAACAGGTTGCCAAAGAAGTACCGCTAAGGACCGAAACACCGCAAACGACAGAAGCGTATTATGGCTGTGGAGTAAGGGAAGAAGGCCATTGCCCGCATTGCGACGAGGGGAAACCGGATACGCAATGTATTTGCGGCGGCCACTCTTTTATTATGAAGACGGATAAGCCAATGAATTGCCCGGTCTGCAAAAAGCCACTTAAGAAGATAGAACCGCAAGACACGGCAAAGACAACGCCCCTGGCCAAAAAGACACAAAAAACAGTCCAGCGGAAAATCTTATATTACCGCAACCCGATGAATCCCGCTATTACATCGGAAGTTCCCATGAAAGATTCTATGGGCATGGATTTTATCCCTGTATATGAAGAGGCGGATGATCAGCCGGTGGGCGGAGAAGTCCTTTCAAGAGTTAAGCTTAGCCCCGAACAGATAGAATTAGCCGGCGTTAAGACTGAGGAAATAATAAAACGCCACCTTTCCAAGCTTATACGCACTGTGGGCAAAGTGGCATTTGATCCGGAGTTAGCCGTATCACAAGAAGAATTCCTTACCGCCCTTGAGACGCGCGAGAAGGTGAAAAATAGTTCTGACCAGGGCGTCATAAAAAGGGCCGACGACCTTGTTGAAAAATCGAAATTCAGATTGAGGCTTCTCGGAATGGGCGATGACGAGATAAGAGCGTTGGAGGAAGAGGGAATAGCCCAGATGAATTTAGTATTGCCGGAGGAAAAGGCGTGGGTATACGCGGATATCTATGAATATGAACTGGGATGGATAAAAGTAGGGCAGGGCGTTTTAATAACTACTACGGCTTATCCGGGCGAAAGATTTGACGGCGTGATAAAGTCAATAAGTCCCGTAATCAATCCGATGACCCGCTCCGCGAAGATAAGGATAGAAGCCGATAATAAAGATAGGAAGCTGCAGCCGGAGATGTATGCCGATGTAATTATAGAAAGCATGTATGTGAATACTGATGGTTCGCACATGACTTTAGCCATTCCTAAAGACGCGGTTTTGGATACGGGCGCGCGGAAGATAGTTTACGTGGATATCGGGGGAGGCGCTTTTATAGGCAAAAAAGTAAAACTCGGCCCTGAGGCAAGCGCTGAAGTCGACGACCAGGAACAGAAGTTTTATCCCGTCTTAAGCGGTCTAAAAGAAGGCGACAAAGTCGTAACCAAATCAAATTTCTTGATAGATTCGCAAAGCCAGTTAAGCGGAGGAATAAGCGGCGCTTACGGTGGCGCGCTGACTACAGAAGAAGAAAAAACACCCCCCGCACCGACATTGAGAAAGTAA
- a CDS encoding TolC family protein, with translation MKKKHGVQLSLCVLLFSMLACVNVLISYAEEPPLSLRAAIDEALRANPEILAAKKNYEAAKTKVSQELMPDDPTAEFIYDKMRAGVPGVAGKGMKSWAISQKMPFPTKLLLRSQIASKDAKISYENYREKERGIIARVKSAYFEIWYLEKAEGVTDENKAILEQFARSAAARYSVNKGSQQDVLKADVEIAKVDNSLILLDQKLQIAKAKLNILLNKDPDEGLRIEDVLERKDVAESISELFAAAKEYRPKLRAFQYAVERGKTAYMLAWNEFLPDLSGKFEQMIASDASGRWKGMLGVSIPIWFMEKQVPGVREKQSELDMIRADYNTMENMALFEVKYAYAEAESYKKLVETFETSFIPQAEQALKASLTGYEAGQVDFLNLLDSQRMFLDIKLDYYKTIFELETAKADLEEAVGTDLWSPADIF, from the coding sequence ATGAAGAAAAAACACGGCGTGCAATTATCCTTATGTGTTCTTCTTTTTTCAATGCTTGCTTGCGTCAATGTCTTAATTTCCTATGCCGAAGAACCACCCCTCTCATTAAGAGCGGCCATAGATGAAGCGCTTAGAGCCAATCCCGAGATTTTAGCCGCTAAGAAAAACTACGAAGCAGCGAAAACAAAAGTATCCCAGGAACTTATGCCCGATGATCCTACCGCAGAATTTATCTATGACAAAATGCGCGCAGGTGTTCCGGGAGTAGCCGGAAAAGGGATGAAGAGCTGGGCGATTTCCCAAAAAATGCCGTTTCCTACAAAGCTTTTACTCCGTTCGCAGATCGCATCCAAAGACGCTAAGATCTCGTATGAAAATTACCGCGAGAAAGAGCGCGGCATAATAGCGCGGGTAAAATCGGCATATTTTGAAATCTGGTATCTGGAAAAAGCCGAGGGTGTGACCGATGAGAACAAAGCCATCCTGGAACAGTTTGCGCGAAGCGCGGCGGCGCGCTATTCGGTTAATAAGGGAAGCCAGCAGGATGTTTTAAAAGCGGATGTGGAAATAGCTAAGGTAGACAATTCACTGATTTTGTTGGATCAGAAACTTCAGATTGCCAAAGCAAAATTGAACATACTTTTAAATAAAGATCCGGATGAGGGATTACGCATTGAGGACGTTTTGGAAAGAAAAGATGTAGCGGAATCCATTAGCGAACTATTTGCGGCGGCCAAGGAATACCGGCCGAAACTTCGCGCGTTTCAATATGCCGTGGAAAGGGGCAAAACTGCCTATATGCTTGCGTGGAATGAATTTTTACCCGATCTCTCCGGCAAATTTGAGCAAATGATAGCCAGTGACGCAAGCGGCAGATGGAAAGGCATGCTGGGCGTCAGCATCCCCATATGGTTCATGGAGAAACAGGTGCCGGGAGTCAGAGAAAAACAATCAGAACTCGATATGATACGCGCGGATTACAATACGATGGAAAATATGGCGCTTTTTGAAGTAAAATACGCTTATGCCGAGGCGGAATCATACAAAAAGCTGGTAGAAACATTTGAGACGTCCTTTATCCCGCAGGCAGAGCAGGCGCTTAAAGCCTCTCTTACGGGCTATGAAGCGGGGCAGGTGGACTTTTTGAATCTTCTGGACAGCCAGAGAATGTTTTTGGATATAAAACTGGATTACTATAAGACAATTTTTGAACTGGAAACAGCAAAGGCGGACCTGGAAGAGGCAGTAGGTACGGATTTGTGGAGCCCTGCAGATATTTTTTAG
- a CDS encoding YHS domain-containing protein: protein MDPGHSKTQETKLVDVGNTICPVTGEKIDEKTKATYAYEGKIYNFCCPMCIDDFKKDPQKYIDIINKEKE from the coding sequence ATGGATCCCGGCCATAGCAAGACTCAGGAAACAAAACTGGTCGATGTCGGCAATACAATATGTCCGGTTACAGGCGAGAAGATAGACGAAAAAACAAAAGCCACCTATGCCTATGAGGGTAAAATATATAATTTCTGCTGCCCTATGTGCATAGATGACTTCAAAAAAGACCCGCAGAAATATATAGATATAATAAACAAAGAGAAAGAATAA
- a CDS encoding metal-sensitive transcriptional regulator codes for MKQVTTHEEQLEFLKKIEGQVRGLQKMIEEKRYCIDIVTQIHSVIGALYRIEDSIFKKHLDSCVVNALKGKSAGEKQKKINEIMELISRFRKTRG; via the coding sequence GTGAAACAGGTTACTACCCATGAGGAGCAATTAGAATTTTTAAAAAAGATTGAAGGCCAAGTCCGTGGCCTTCAAAAGATGATCGAAGAAAAGAGGTACTGCATCGATATTGTTACCCAGATTCATTCGGTTATCGGCGCATTATACCGCATAGAAGATAGTATATTCAAGAAGCACTTGGATAGCTGCGTTGTAAACGCCTTAAAGGGGAAATCCGCGGGAGAGAAGCAGAAAAAAATAAATGAGATTATGGAGTTAATATCAAGGTTCAGAAAAACAAGAGGTTAA
- the nifS gene encoding cysteine desulfurase NifS produces MKVVYVDNNATTMVAPEVFEAMKPFLTERYGNPSSMHTFGGAVHRNVESARQSVADLLGASSLSEIIFTSCGTESDNAAIIGTLRSYPEKRHIVTTKVEHAAVLNLCQYLETAGYRVTYLNVNTEGMIDLNELKASIDHDTALISVMYANNETGVIFPIEEIAEIARQRGAVFHTDAVQAAGKIPFQLTKLPVDLLSISGHKIHAPKGVGALCVRKGTKFTPFLVGGHQEHGRRGGTENVASIVGLGVACELAKKNIGEENARVKKLRDKLEGAILKTVSNSKINGHREYRLPNTCNISFEFIEGEAILLKLDEKGIAASSGSACTSGSLTPSHVLRAMGIPFTFIQGSIRFSLSRYNTEKEIDYIIDELPSVIKGLREISPYGK; encoded by the coding sequence ATGAAAGTAGTATACGTCGATAATAATGCGACTACCATGGTTGCGCCCGAAGTCTTCGAGGCGATGAAGCCGTTTCTTACCGAAAGATACGGAAATCCTTCAAGCATGCACACCTTCGGCGGGGCAGTACATCGCAATGTAGAAAGCGCGCGGCAGAGCGTAGCGGACCTTTTGGGGGCGAGCAGCCTTTCCGAAATAATATTTACAAGCTGCGGCACCGAAAGCGATAATGCCGCGATAATAGGCACGCTTCGGTCTTATCCGGAGAAGCGGCATATCGTCACTACAAAAGTAGAACACGCGGCCGTGTTGAATCTGTGCCAGTACCTTGAAACGGCCGGTTATCGAGTGACGTATCTCAATGTTAACACCGAAGGCATGATAGACCTGAACGAGCTCAAAGCCTCTATAGACCACGATACGGCGCTTATTTCCGTGATGTACGCCAATAATGAGACGGGCGTGATCTTTCCCATTGAAGAGATCGCCGAAATCGCGAGGCAAAGAGGAGCCGTATTTCATACAGACGCGGTTCAGGCGGCAGGAAAGATTCCTTTTCAATTGACAAAGCTTCCGGTCGATCTTTTATCCATCTCAGGGCATAAGATACATGCGCCGAAAGGCGTGGGCGCGCTTTGTGTGCGCAAAGGCACAAAATTTACTCCGTTTTTGGTAGGGGGCCATCAGGAACACGGCCGGCGCGGCGGGACAGAGAACGTAGCGTCTATTGTCGGGCTGGGTGTTGCTTGCGAATTGGCCAAAAAGAATATCGGGGAAGAGAATGCGCGCGTTAAAAAACTCCGCGATAAGTTAGAAGGCGCTATACTTAAAACAGTATCCAATTCAAAAATAAACGGCCATAGGGAGTATAGGCTTCCCAATACTTGCAATATCTCATTTGAGTTTATTGAGGGAGAAGCGATACTCCTCAAGCTTGACGAAAAAGGAATTGCGGCTTCAAGCGGTTCTGCGTGCACTTCTGGTTCATTAACGCCATCGCATGTCCTGCGGGCTATGGGTATCCCTTTTACTTTTATCCAGGGTTCCATACGTTTCAGTTTAAGCAGATATAACACCGAGAAGGAAATAGATTATATAATAGACGAGCTCCCGTCTGTGATAAAAGGCCTGAGGGAAATATCCCCTTATGGTAAGTGA
- the nifU gene encoding Fe-S cluster assembly protein NifU: MWDYSDKVKEFFKNPHNTGVIENPDAVGEVGSIICGDALRLTLRIEKSTGIIKDAKFQTFGCASAIASSSALTEIIKGMTIEQASRVTNKDIADYLGGLPEEKMHCSVMGMEALEAAISNYRGTPAKKEMVGEEKIICKCFSVTDKKIIRAIKENNLHTVEEVTNYTKAGGGCGKCKPEIEKLLNEFWKKEGSKAVYKKELPKFKLTNLQRIAAIQETIDREIRPSLKADGGNIEVVDIDRNKVYVKLLGTCLGCPATGVTLKVLVESKLREFVDESIVVEEVKE; encoded by the coding sequence ATGTGGGATTATTCTGACAAAGTAAAAGAGTTTTTCAAAAACCCGCACAACACAGGCGTGATTGAAAATCCTGACGCCGTAGGCGAAGTAGGCAGCATAATATGCGGCGACGCGCTGCGGCTTACCCTACGCATAGAGAAATCCACCGGTATTATAAAAGACGCCAAATTCCAGACTTTCGGCTGCGCCAGCGCCATTGCTTCATCCTCGGCGCTTACAGAAATCATCAAGGGTATGACCATAGAACAGGCCTCCCGCGTTACAAATAAAGATATCGCTGACTATCTTGGGGGCCTGCCCGAAGAGAAGATGCATTGCTCTGTAATGGGTATGGAGGCGCTTGAGGCGGCGATATCCAATTACAGAGGTACGCCGGCTAAAAAAGAAATGGTGGGCGAAGAAAAAATCATCTGCAAATGTTTCAGCGTTACCGACAAGAAGATAATCCGCGCCATAAAGGAGAATAATCTCCATACGGTAGAAGAAGTAACCAATTATACTAAAGCCGGCGGCGGCTGCGGCAAATGCAAGCCGGAGATAGAAAAATTACTTAACGAATTCTGGAAGAAAGAAGGAAGTAAGGCCGTATATAAAAAAGAGCTGCCGAAGTTTAAACTTACCAATCTCCAGCGAATTGCCGCCATACAGGAAACGATAGACAGAGAGATCCGCCCCAGCCTTAAGGCCGACGGCGGAAACATAGAAGTCGTCGATATAGACCGCAACAAAGTTTATGTGAAATTATTGGGCACATGCCTGGGCTGCCCCGCGACGGGCGTTACGCTGAAAGTCCTTGTAGAATCGAAATTAAGAGAATTCGTCGATGAAAGTATAGTAGTGGAAGAGGTAAAGGAATGA
- a CDS encoding hydroxyacid dehydrogenase, producing MKPVMSFVDIEDSWEGEYLGNSLRETGSVKTFDETADVVLDKIKDASILSPFIHSMVNKEMIDAMPNLKFITTRSTGFDHVDTAYAKSKGIVVSNVPTYGENTVAEHTFALILSVARNLKKSQFKISEGDFSIKELMGFDLKGKTIGVVGTGHIGLRVIKMAVGFSMKVLAFDPTENQFLSEILGFRYVDFETLLRESDIITLHAPYGKKTHHMINEGNMGLIKKGAVLINTARGGLVDTIALTKALDEGILSGAGLDVLEGEDLILEEKQLLRKKKELYNPEKLQLTLRNAFILQRENVVFTPHIAFYSKEALKRILDTTVENIKSFLKGSPINVVNPAN from the coding sequence ATGAAACCTGTAATGTCATTTGTAGATATTGAAGATTCGTGGGAGGGGGAGTATCTTGGCAACTCATTGCGCGAGACGGGCTCTGTCAAGACCTTCGATGAGACGGCAGATGTAGTGTTGGACAAAATCAAAGACGCCTCTATCCTTTCCCCGTTTATACATTCAATGGTAAATAAAGAGATGATAGACGCCATGCCTAATCTCAAGTTTATAACCACGCGCTCAACGGGTTTTGACCACGTAGATACTGCCTACGCGAAATCAAAGGGTATCGTGGTCTCCAATGTTCCCACATACGGGGAGAATACCGTCGCAGAACACACATTTGCTCTTATCTTATCGGTTGCGCGGAACCTCAAAAAATCCCAATTTAAAATCAGCGAGGGAGATTTTTCCATAAAGGAACTTATGGGCTTTGACCTTAAGGGTAAGACCATCGGGGTCGTCGGCACAGGCCACATCGGACTGCGAGTTATAAAAATGGCTGTAGGCTTCAGCATGAAGGTTCTCGCTTTCGACCCGACAGAGAACCAGTTTTTATCGGAAATACTCGGGTTTCGATATGTGGATTTTGAGACTCTTCTCAGGGAATCGGATATAATAACGCTCCACGCACCTTACGGCAAAAAGACGCACCATATGATAAATGAGGGGAATATGGGGTTGATAAAAAAAGGAGCCGTCCTTATTAATACAGCCCGCGGGGGGTTGGTGGACACCATTGCCCTCACTAAAGCGCTTGATGAAGGCATATTATCCGGAGCCGGCCTTGACGTCCTGGAGGGCGAGGATCTCATCCTGGAAGAGAAGCAGCTATTGAGAAAGAAAAAGGAACTATATAATCCCGAGAAGCTTCAATTGACTTTAAGAAACGCTTTTATACTACAAAGGGAAAACGTTGTCTTCACTCCTCACATCGCTTTTTATTCCAAAGAAGCGCTAAAGAGGATTTTAGATACTACCGTAGAGAATATTAAGAGTTTCTTAAAAGGATCGCCGATAAATGTCGTAAACCCGGCAAATTGA
- a CDS encoding STAS domain-containing protein, translating into MALDIKVVKKKNYVYNIELAGSLDSETYQELEDEITEINDDNIRALALDMGGVDYLSSAGIRVIISTEKALKRKQAAFAIINLQPQIKRVLDVMKILPIFNIFDDMGEADKYIDEIIKEEIKKTNT; encoded by the coding sequence ATGGCGCTGGATATCAAGGTGGTTAAGAAGAAGAACTATGTGTATAACATTGAACTTGCGGGGTCACTTGACTCGGAGACGTACCAAGAGCTGGAAGACGAGATAACCGAAATAAATGATGATAATATAAGGGCCCTCGCTTTAGACATGGGAGGCGTCGACTACCTAAGCTCGGCCGGCATAAGGGTCATTATCTCTACCGAAAAAGCGCTAAAGAGAAAGCAGGCGGCCTTCGCGATAATAAACCTGCAGCCTCAGATCAAGAGAGTGCTTGACGTGATGAAAATACTGCCTATCTTCAACATATTTGACGATATGGGCGAGGCTGACAAATACATAGACGAAATAATAAAAGAAGAGATAAAAAAGACTAATACATGA
- a CDS encoding metal-dependent transcriptional regulator: MEREQKIEEALSIVWEEREKKVGGDAAVRARIYEKLKEDILDDLVKEGYVTVSGTLVKLTGPGEEKAKDIIRRQRLAERLLTDVLELDRREMDYSACEFEHILSKEVEESICTLLGHPVECPHGLAIPAGDCCQKAKDFLESIAVPLSKLKPGESGKVLYILTRKHPQLHKLMSLGILPGVRVFVHQVFPSVVIRAEETQLALEEDVAKEIYVKKS, from the coding sequence ATGGAAAGAGAACAAAAGATAGAGGAAGCCTTAAGCATAGTGTGGGAAGAGCGGGAAAAGAAGGTAGGCGGTGATGCCGCTGTAAGGGCCCGTATTTATGAAAAGCTTAAAGAGGACATTCTTGATGACCTTGTAAAGGAAGGGTATGTTACGGTAAGCGGCACACTGGTTAAATTGACGGGCCCAGGAGAAGAGAAAGCAAAAGATATAATCAGGCGCCAACGCCTGGCCGAACGCCTGCTCACCGACGTTTTGGAGCTTGATAGACGCGAGATGGATTATTCGGCGTGCGAATTTGAGCATATACTGTCGAAAGAGGTAGAGGAAAGCATATGTACATTGCTGGGTCACCCCGTGGAATGCCCGCACGGCCTCGCCATACCGGCCGGCGATTGCTGTCAAAAGGCAAAAGATTTCCTTGAAAGCATAGCCGTTCCCCTATCGAAACTCAAGCCGGGCGAATCCGGCAAGGTCCTTTATATCCTGACCCGTAAACACCCCCAGCTTCATAAGCTGATGTCTCTGGGGATCCTTCCGGGCGTCAGGGTATTTGTGCATCAGGTCTTTCCCTCGGTTGTTATACGCGCCGAAGAGACTCAGTTGGCCCTGGAAGAGGACGTTGCTAAAGAGATCTATGTGAAGAAAAGCTAA